A window from Pseudomonas sp. MRSN 12121 encodes these proteins:
- a CDS encoding DUF3995 domain-containing protein: MNVLIAQWMAAAFLLISLIHLYWAAGGKRGSEAAVPRVPGRRPGEWRPLFKPAGFATLLVAVGLLLIAMLVCLRVGLYLPSVSHPSLQWTISAIAVLMFARAIGDSNLVGFFKEVSGSRFARLDTLFYSPLCVVLGTGLLVVAWN, translated from the coding sequence ATGAATGTCTTGATCGCGCAATGGATGGCGGCAGCCTTCTTGCTGATCAGCCTGATCCACCTGTACTGGGCCGCCGGCGGCAAGCGCGGCAGCGAAGCGGCGGTGCCGCGGGTGCCGGGCAGGCGGCCGGGCGAGTGGCGGCCGCTGTTCAAGCCCGCGGGGTTCGCCACCCTGCTGGTGGCAGTGGGGCTGCTGCTGATCGCCATGCTGGTCTGCCTGCGGGTCGGGTTGTACCTGCCGAGTGTGAGCCACCCGTCGCTGCAATGGACGATCAGCGCGATTGCCGTGCTGATGTTCGCCCGGGCCATCGGCGACTCGAACCTGGTGGGGTTCTTCAAGGAGGTCAGCGGCTCGCGGTTCGCCCGGCTGGACACGCTGTTCTATTCGCCCCT